TCGGCTATAGGTTCTATAGCAAGCTTTCCAGCTTCCGGAGAGAGAAGAAAGCGGACATTCGTCCCTTTCTCATCAAAGAATGTATTTAGCATATACTCAAGACCTTCAAGTCCCTTCCCATCATCACCACAAAACCCCAGCAGATTACTCGCCAAATGTCCGTGAGGATAAAACCTTTTGAAATCCTCCTGAACACCTACAGCCCTCATATTATCCGTATCCTTTATAACACCTCTAATGTAAGGTAGAAGTTCCTTATCCACCTTCCTTGCGAGCCATACAAACTTCCTGTGTGAATTTAGACTTTCAAGTATCTGTTTCTCCGGCACGTGGGTTGCAGCTGAGAGTCTACTTGCAAGCTCTTCTTTATTTAAGACATACTTAGGGAAAGCGTATACCGAGATGGTAGGGATACTCAAAGCCAGATCGTTGCCTCGCCTATCCTTTATAGATCCTCTGTAGACAGGCATGTTTACTAGTGCGATCTTTGGAAACTTTTCTGCCACTTTTTCCACATACTCTGTTCTTCCTACGAGTTGAAGGTAAGCTGTGCGCAAAAGAAGCACGGAAAATCCAAGAAATATTAAGAAAGAAACCAAAAGTATCTTTGAGTTTTCCTTCCTAAGCTCTTGCATAACAAAGTTGAAGGAACTCTTTGAAAATGTTTTTCGCGTCGTGAGGTCCAGGTGACGCCTCAGGATGATATTGAACGCAATATATAGGCAGGTTTCTGTGTTTGAATCCTTCCAGTGTATTGTCAAGCAAATTTACATGTGTTATTTCCACATCTTTCAGGCTGTCAGCATCCACAGCAAAGTTGTGATTTTGAGCTGTTATCTCTATGTGACCATCTCTCAGATCCTTTACTGGATGATTTCCTCCATGATGTCCAAACTTGAGTTTATAAACCCTACCTCCTAACGCAAGCCCTATTATCTGATGTCCCAAACATATACCCATTATGGGCTTTTCTTCCATAAATTCTCTGACAAGTTTTATACCTTCCATGACCCTCTGTGGATCACCTGGCCCGTTGCTCAAAAGTATCGCGTCAGGATCTATTTTTCTTAAGTTTTCGCGCGCATTATAAGGAGGCAAAACGATCACCTTTGCACCTTCACTGACGAGCCTTCTGAGAATGTTACGTTTTACACCAAAATCCACAACAGCCACAAGAGGTTTGTTAACTTCTTTAACCAAATACCCTTTGTGGAGATCCCAATCGCCTTCTCCCCAATAATAAACTTCGTGCGTGGCAACTTCTCTAACGAGATCTAACTCTGATATGTCTTTTATACCCTTTGCTTTTTGAATGAGTTGTTTTGGATCATTCTCACGTGTTGATATTATGCCTCTTAAGACACCCTTCTCCCTTATCTTTTTTACTAATGCCCTTGTGTCTATACCCTGGATACCTACCACCCCATATTCCTTAAGGTAATCATCAAGGCTCTTCTTTGCTCTCCAGTTGCTGTAAAATACAGAAAGCTCTTTTACTACAAAGCCATTTACTTGAACCTTCCCAGACTCCACATCCTCATCGTTGACTCCGTAATTGCCTATTTGAGTGTACGTCATAACTACGATCTGACCTTTGTAAGATGGATCCGTGAGAATTTCCTGATAACCCGTCATAGATGTGTTGAAAACTATCTCTCCTTGAGCTTCCCCTTCTGCCCCAAAAGAATATCCTACAAAATAAGTTCCATCTTCTAAGGCAAGTATCGCTCTCTTCATAGCTCTTCCAAACGGAGAGGGCGGGATTCGAACCCGCGGTAGGGTATTTAGCCCTACAACTCCTTAGCAGGGAGCCGCCTTCGGCCTCTCGGCCACCTCTCCTGCCTTTAAAGTTAAAGTTGCGGGGGGAGGATTTGAACCTCCGACCTTCGGGTTATGAGCCCGACGAGCTACCAGGCTGCTCCACCCCGCGTTGTGTTCAATAATTATAAGTTTACAACTCTATCAAGTCAAGATCTATTTCTGACATAGGCTTGCCCACATCATCCTCTACTACCACTATGTTTTCAAGCCGAATACCGAACTTACCCGGAATGTATATGCCCGGCTCTATAGTAAAGACCATACCTTCCTGTATTAACCTTTTGCTGTCTTTTCCTTTATAATAGACTCTCGGATATTCGTGTATATCAATACCTATACCGTGTCCAGTAGAGTGATTGAACAGTCCCTTGAATCCCTTCCTTTCTATGTGCTTTCTTGCAGCTCTATCCACATCTCCTAAGGTATTTCCTACTTTTACCTTATCAAGAGCAAAAAGGTGTGCGTCTTTAACGGTTTGATAAGCTTTTCTGAACTCCTCGTCAGCTTTGCCGATGAATACAGTTCTTGTGAAGTCTGTACAATAACCCTTCCAAACCAGACCCATGTCTATAAGAAGGTTTTTACCCGACTCTATCTTCTTTTGGGAAGTTTCCCAGTGAGGTATCGCGGAACCTTCACCGCTTGCCACTATAGCTGGAAAGCTCTCTCCGCTTGCACCCATTTTGAAAATCTCTTCCACTATGAAAGCCCTTAAGTCCATTTCTCTCATACCGGGTTTAACAAATTCAAGGAGTTTTCTATATATGAGATCGCTCTTTTTAACACCCTCACGCATTATCCCTATCTCTTCTTTACTTTTTATCGCTCTCATCTCTTTTAGAAAACCAGAAAAACCTATCCACGCAAAACCTTTTGATCTTAGCGAACGTTTTAGTTCACAGCTCACCTTATCCATTTCGTAACCTATCCTCTTAGCCCCAAGCTCTTTCAAAAAAAACTTTATGTACTTTACAGCGTTCTGATCTATGAGTTTTACATCCCATTCAGGAAGGAAACTCTTTGCTCTCTCGTAATATCTTGCATCAGTAAGTAGGTGATGGCTGTCTGGAGTAATTATCACATATGCGTGACTCGATCTAAAACCAGTGAGATAAAAGACGTTTGATGGAGAACTTATCATAAAGGCATCAAGGTCACTCTTTTTGACAAGCTCCTTCACTTTCCTTAGCTTCATCTTAGCCCCAAAAGCTTTCTGTACTTAGCTACCGTT
The Hydrogenobacter sp. genome window above contains:
- the carA gene encoding glutamine-hydrolyzing carbamoyl-phosphate synthase small subunit, with the protein product MKRAILALEDGTYFVGYSFGAEGEAQGEIVFNTSMTGYQEILTDPSYKGQIVVMTYTQIGNYGVNDEDVESGKVQVNGFVVKELSVFYSNWRAKKSLDDYLKEYGVVGIQGIDTRALVKKIREKGVLRGIISTRENDPKQLIQKAKGIKDISELDLVREVATHEVYYWGEGDWDLHKGYLVKEVNKPLVAVVDFGVKRNILRRLVSEGAKVIVLPPYNARENLRKIDPDAILLSNGPGDPQRVMEGIKLVREFMEEKPIMGICLGHQIIGLALGGRVYKLKFGHHGGNHPVKDLRDGHIEITAQNHNFAVDADSLKDVEITHVNLLDNTLEGFKHRNLPIYCVQYHPEASPGPHDAKNIFKEFLQLCYARA
- a CDS encoding Xaa-Pro peptidase family protein; the encoded protein is MKLRKVKELVKKSDLDAFMISSPSNVFYLTGFRSSHAYVIITPDSHHLLTDARYYERAKSFLPEWDVKLIDQNAVKYIKFFLKELGAKRIGYEMDKVSCELKRSLRSKGFAWIGFSGFLKEMRAIKSKEEIGIMREGVKKSDLIYRKLLEFVKPGMREMDLRAFIVEEIFKMGASGESFPAIVASGEGSAIPHWETSQKKIESGKNLLIDMGLVWKGYCTDFTRTVFIGKADEEFRKAYQTVKDAHLFALDKVKVGNTLGDVDRAARKHIERKGFKGLFNHSTGHGIGIDIHEYPRVYYKGKDSKRLIQEGMVFTIEPGIYIPGKFGIRLENIVVVEDDVGKPMSEIDLDLIEL